A region from the Candidatus Binatia bacterium genome encodes:
- a CDS encoding M28 family peptidase — MIQTPSSPGNQRHGRRRVACAALCGLALAALLAERAHALDQADVERTVRWAESGLRTVTGRLASDAYEGRDNDTPGSLRAQRYLIAKLRAIGPGLDSSRSGDDAYRQPFEFRGQRGTNLLAIVPGRELPDEYVVVGAHYDHVGRCRSVPGGGRVCNGALDNATGVAAVLALGNALRRLPEPPRRSVVLALWDAEEDGLVGSEYYVRNPVVPLERTVAYVNFDLLGGRMLPSLAHISFAVAPETGGELLKRVVADAVAAEGLGTRQLSYIFGQERSDYANFVAGSVPTVFFSDSEVPCYHTTGDELHRVDWDKLRAQSRIAFRVAVALAESEERPTFVPPNPALATYDDAVVLSEVFRLGRKDLALFRGPDQQRLLELDARMRTIVDEGPDAFDGEDVGATLTAAVQAIRMIGDLECSPRATRRLARKND; from the coding sequence ATGATCCAGACGCCCTCTTCGCCAGGAAACCAGCGCCACGGCCGCCGCCGCGTCGCGTGCGCCGCGCTGTGCGGGCTCGCGCTCGCGGCCCTGCTCGCCGAGCGCGCGCACGCGCTCGACCAGGCCGACGTCGAGCGGACCGTGCGCTGGGCCGAGTCCGGGCTGCGCACGGTCACGGGCCGCCTCGCCTCGGACGCCTACGAGGGCCGCGACAACGACACCCCGGGCTCGCTGCGCGCGCAGCGCTACCTGATCGCGAAGCTGCGCGCGATCGGCCCCGGGCTCGATTCCTCGCGCTCGGGCGACGACGCCTACCGCCAGCCGTTCGAGTTCCGCGGCCAGCGCGGCACCAACCTGCTCGCGATCGTTCCCGGCCGCGAGCTGCCGGACGAGTACGTGGTCGTCGGCGCACACTACGACCACGTCGGTCGCTGCAGGTCCGTGCCGGGCGGGGGCCGCGTCTGCAACGGCGCGCTCGACAACGCGACCGGCGTCGCCGCCGTGCTGGCGCTCGGCAACGCGCTGCGCCGCCTGCCGGAGCCGCCGCGTCGCTCGGTGGTGCTCGCGCTGTGGGACGCGGAGGAGGACGGGCTCGTCGGCTCCGAGTACTACGTCCGCAACCCGGTCGTGCCGCTCGAGCGCACGGTCGCCTACGTCAACTTCGACCTGCTCGGCGGACGCATGCTGCCGAGCCTCGCGCACATCAGCTTCGCGGTGGCGCCGGAGACCGGCGGCGAGCTGCTCAAGCGCGTGGTCGCGGACGCAGTCGCCGCGGAAGGTCTCGGCACGCGCCAGCTGAGCTACATCTTCGGCCAGGAGCGCAGCGACTACGCGAACTTCGTCGCCGGCTCGGTGCCGACGGTGTTCTTCTCCGACTCCGAGGTGCCCTGCTACCACACGACCGGCGACGAGCTGCACCGCGTCGACTGGGACAAGCTGCGCGCGCAGAGCCGGATCGCGTTCCGCGTCGCGGTGGCGCTCGCCGAGTCCGAGGAGCGTCCGACGTTCGTGCCGCCGAACCCGGCGCTCGCGACCTACGACGACGCCGTCGTGCTGAGCGAGGTGTTCCGCCTCGGGCGCAAGGATCTGGCGCTGTTCCGCGGTCCCGACCAGCAGCGCCTGCTCGAGCTCGACGCGCGCATGCGCACGATCGTCGACGAGGGACCCGACGCGTTCGACGGCGAGGACGTCGGCGCGACGCTCACCGCCGCGGTCCAGGCCATCCGGATGATCGGCGACCTCGAGTGCTCGCCGCGGGCCACGCGGCGGCTCGCGCGGAAGAACGACTAG
- a CDS encoding sulfatase: MPAAQRPDVSAHAFPGLGVVLRELAARVAAVLLLALLGCSSSDSPPAPGGGDIVLITVDTLRPDHLSLFGYERQTSPHLEAWFGEQGILYERAYSTEANTPPSVVSILSGLLPEKHGVRRFYQLLDRSVPLVTDLLPARYTTAAFVSNIVLTKEALGIASRFDHYDDEVNEHTGWRNVWERRAEATTDAALRWVRDKADPDSPLFLWVHYIDPHAPYDAPADWPRRFRHEGSRPVVVKRIPLPMRVNLKKDALDYVDAYDEEIAYTDAEIGRLLAGLDELRGLDDALLVFTADHGESMLEHEQWFTHGYHVYEEIVRVPLAIRAPGAKPERRTQLVTGADVAPTILRFAGVALPEELEDVDLVSGRGLGPGRRIFVEASQPRLQWRAVVQDRSKWLAAIRPRTRVVRRRLFYDLAADPEELRPLAWRDGDEAPRELLARIQADPDPGGAPAQFAAGKRRDDLKRNPRLTAETRKRLRALGYVDPD; encoded by the coding sequence ATGCCGGCGGCCCAGCGGCCCGACGTCAGCGCCCACGCGTTTCCTGGCCTCGGAGTCGTCCTCCGCGAGCTCGCGGCGCGTGTCGCCGCGGTGCTCCTGCTCGCGCTGCTCGGCTGCTCGTCGTCGGATTCCCCGCCCGCTCCCGGCGGAGGCGACATCGTGCTGATCACCGTCGACACGTTGCGCCCCGACCACCTCTCGCTGTTCGGCTACGAGCGCCAGACCTCGCCGCACCTCGAAGCCTGGTTCGGCGAGCAGGGGATCCTCTACGAGCGCGCCTACTCGACGGAGGCCAACACGCCGCCGAGCGTGGTGAGCATCCTGAGCGGTCTTCTGCCGGAGAAGCACGGGGTGAGGCGCTTCTACCAGCTCCTCGATCGCTCGGTGCCGCTCGTGACCGATCTCCTGCCGGCGCGCTACACCACGGCGGCCTTCGTCTCGAACATCGTCCTCACCAAGGAGGCGCTGGGCATCGCGTCGCGCTTCGACCACTACGACGACGAGGTGAACGAGCACACGGGCTGGCGCAACGTCTGGGAGCGCCGAGCGGAAGCCACCACCGACGCCGCTCTGCGCTGGGTGCGCGACAAGGCCGATCCCGACTCGCCGCTCTTCCTCTGGGTGCACTACATCGACCCGCACGCCCCCTACGACGCCCCCGCCGACTGGCCGCGCCGCTTTCGCCACGAAGGCTCCCGTCCGGTTGTCGTGAAGCGCATCCCGCTGCCCATGCGCGTCAACCTGAAGAAGGACGCGCTCGATTACGTCGACGCGTACGACGAGGAGATCGCGTACACCGACGCAGAGATCGGCCGGCTCCTCGCGGGGCTCGACGAGCTGCGCGGGCTCGACGACGCGCTCCTCGTCTTCACCGCCGACCACGGCGAGAGCATGCTCGAGCACGAGCAGTGGTTCACGCACGGCTACCACGTCTACGAGGAGATCGTGCGCGTGCCGCTCGCGATCCGCGCGCCAGGCGCGAAGCCCGAGCGGCGCACGCAGCTCGTGACGGGCGCCGACGTGGCGCCCACGATCCTGCGCTTCGCCGGCGTCGCGCTGCCGGAGGAGCTCGAGGACGTCGACCTCGTGAGCGGCCGCGGGCTCGGTCCCGGGCGGCGGATCTTCGTGGAGGCGTCCCAGCCCCGGCTGCAGTGGCGCGCGGTGGTGCAGGACCGGAGCAAGTGGCTGGCGGCGATCCGCCCCCGAACCCGCGTGGTGCGCCGACGTCTCTTCTACGACCTCGCGGCGGATCCCGAGGAGCTCCGTCCGCTCGCCTGGCGCGACGGCGACGAGGCGCCGCGCGAGCTCCTCGCGCGCATCCAAGCCGATCCCGATCCCGGCGGCGCCCCGGCGCAGTTCGCCGCCGGAAAGCGTCGGGACGACCTCAAGCGCAACCCGCGCCTCACGGCGGAGACGCGCAAGCGGCTGCGCGCGCTGGGCTACGTCGATCCCGATTGA
- a CDS encoding glutathione S-transferase family protein: MLTVLGANASPFVRKVLIALAEKQLDYELDPVIPFNVSDEFKKISPLGKIPVLKDGDTVLPDSSVICAYLERKFPTPALYPEEPASYGRALWFEEWADTALVGVIGPKVFIQRVLNPLFFGKPCDESVVRTALEEELPPLFDYLESQLDGGDGIVDGRFSIADIAIASPIVNMQHAKCSIDAQRWPKLARHIAAVHERPSFRKAIEVERQLFPA; the protein is encoded by the coding sequence ATGCTCACCGTGCTTGGCGCCAATGCGTCGCCGTTCGTCCGCAAGGTGCTGATCGCCCTCGCCGAGAAGCAGCTCGACTACGAGCTCGATCCGGTGATCCCGTTCAACGTAAGCGACGAGTTCAAGAAGATCAGCCCGCTCGGCAAGATCCCCGTGCTCAAGGACGGCGACACCGTGCTGCCGGACTCCTCGGTGATCTGCGCCTACCTCGAGCGCAAGTTCCCGACCCCGGCGCTCTACCCCGAGGAGCCCGCCTCGTACGGGCGCGCGCTGTGGTTCGAGGAGTGGGCCGACACCGCGCTGGTCGGCGTGATCGGTCCGAAGGTGTTCATCCAGCGCGTCCTGAACCCGCTGTTCTTCGGCAAGCCGTGCGACGAGTCGGTGGTGCGCACCGCGCTCGAGGAGGAGCTGCCGCCGCTCTTCGACTACCTCGAGAGCCAGCTCGACGGCGGCGACGGCATCGTCGACGGACGCTTCTCGATCGCCGACATCGCGATCGCGAGCCCGATCGTGAACATGCAGCACGCCAAGTGCTCGATCGACGCGCAGCGCTGGCCGAAGCTGGCGCGCCACATCGCCGCGGTCCACGAGCGGCCGTCGTTCCGCAAGGCGATCGAGGTCGAGCGCCAGCTGTTTCCGGCTTGA
- a CDS encoding DNA mismatch repair protein MutS, protein MTIDPAPQAAPATHDPRREYESRLAERRTRLAAAERRNRALGLARLATFVAGVVLAWLAIDRAALPLAVLLVPIATFAALVLWHVRVRRERERAAGAVRFYERGLARLGDAWPGTGPTSTDYVAEDHPYAADLDVFGHGSLFDLLCDARTRGGERLLAQWLAAPAAPAVVRARQAAVAELRPRLDLREDLAALGGAARSEIEPERLAAWGARPATLTGVAIPVIAALLSLCSIVTLALATRPDASITPFLVAALAQSAFLGAVRGRVAAAQRGLDRAGRELSQLRAILLRLERERFTSPLLAELTARLADDGVPASQTIRGLERRVELADSGRNLLFVPIALLLLWPIQMACAIDRWRARHGARIERWLAAVAEIEALASLAGQAWEHPHDPFPEILEDGAELDAQGLGHPLLPESRCVRNDLRLGPEQRALIVSGSNMSGKSTLLRATGLNVVLALAGAPVRARRFRLTPLAIGASIRVGDSLLDGRSRFQAEVLRLRQITDLAHRSPPLLFLLDEILHGTNSHDRRIGSEAVVRRLLELGAIGLVTTHDLALAEIAGRSTYPIANMHFEDHVEDGTMSFDYRMRPGVVTRSNALALMRAAGLDV, encoded by the coding sequence TTGACGATCGATCCCGCTCCGCAAGCCGCGCCCGCCACGCACGACCCGAGACGCGAGTACGAGAGCAGGCTCGCCGAGCGGCGGACGCGGCTTGCCGCGGCGGAGCGTCGAAACCGCGCGCTCGGGCTCGCGCGGCTCGCGACCTTCGTCGCCGGCGTCGTGCTCGCCTGGCTCGCGATCGACCGCGCGGCGCTGCCGCTCGCCGTGCTGCTCGTGCCGATCGCGACCTTCGCGGCGCTCGTCCTGTGGCACGTGCGCGTGCGGCGCGAGCGCGAGCGCGCGGCCGGCGCGGTGCGCTTCTACGAGCGCGGGCTCGCGCGCCTCGGCGACGCCTGGCCCGGCACCGGCCCGACCAGCACCGACTACGTCGCCGAGGACCACCCGTACGCAGCCGACCTCGACGTCTTCGGCCACGGCTCGCTGTTCGATCTCCTGTGCGACGCGCGCACGCGCGGCGGCGAGCGGCTGCTCGCGCAGTGGCTCGCCGCGCCGGCCGCGCCCGCGGTCGTGCGCGCGCGTCAGGCGGCGGTCGCCGAGCTGCGTCCGCGCCTCGACCTGCGCGAGGACCTCGCGGCGCTCGGCGGCGCGGCGCGCAGCGAGATCGAACCCGAGCGGCTCGCCGCGTGGGGCGCGCGCCCCGCGACGCTGACCGGCGTCGCGATCCCGGTGATCGCCGCGCTCTTGTCGCTGTGCTCGATCGTCACGCTCGCGCTCGCCACGCGTCCCGACGCGAGCATCACGCCGTTTCTCGTCGCGGCGCTCGCGCAGAGCGCGTTCCTCGGCGCGGTGCGCGGACGGGTCGCGGCGGCGCAGCGCGGGCTCGACCGCGCCGGGCGCGAGCTCTCGCAGCTGCGCGCGATCCTGCTGCGCCTCGAGCGCGAGCGCTTTACCTCACCGCTCCTCGCCGAGCTCACGGCGCGCCTCGCCGATGACGGCGTGCCCGCGTCGCAGACGATCCGCGGCCTCGAGCGTCGCGTCGAACTCGCCGACTCGGGGCGCAACCTGCTCTTCGTGCCGATCGCGCTGCTGCTGCTGTGGCCGATCCAGATGGCGTGCGCGATCGACCGCTGGCGCGCGCGCCACGGCGCGCGCATCGAGCGCTGGCTCGCAGCGGTCGCGGAGATCGAGGCGCTCGCGTCGCTCGCCGGGCAGGCCTGGGAGCATCCGCACGATCCGTTTCCCGAGATCCTCGAGGACGGCGCCGAGCTCGACGCGCAAGGGCTCGGCCACCCGCTCCTTCCCGAGTCGCGCTGCGTGCGCAACGACCTGAGGCTCGGTCCGGAGCAGCGCGCGCTGATCGTCAGCGGCTCGAACATGTCGGGCAAGAGCACGCTGCTGCGCGCGACCGGGCTCAACGTCGTGCTGGCGCTCGCCGGCGCGCCGGTCCGCGCGCGCAGATTTCGCTTGACGCCGCTCGCGATCGGCGCGTCGATCCGGGTCGGCGACTCGCTGCTCGACGGACGCTCGCGCTTCCAGGCGGAGGTGCTGCGCCTGCGCCAGATCACCGACCTCGCGCACCGGAGCCCTCCCCTGCTCTTCCTGCTCGACGAGATCCTGCACGGGACGAACTCGCACGACCGGCGGATCGGCTCGGAGGCGGTGGTGCGACGCCTGCTCGAGCTCGGCGCGATCGGGCTCGTGACGACGCACGACCTGGCGCTCGCCGAGATCGCGGGGCGCTCGACGTACCCGATCGCCAACATGCACTTCGAGGACCACGTCGAGGACGGGACGATGTCGTTCGACTACCGGATGCGCCCCGGTGTGGTGACGCGCAGCAACGCGCTCGCGCTGATGCGCGCGGCGGGGCTGGACGTTTGA
- a CDS encoding acetyl-CoA acetyltransferase — protein sequence MDIKNKVAIIGTGCSKFGERYDASREDLICEAAFEAYEDAGIEPSQIEAAWLGVQFSGQSATPLGDALKLFDIPMTRVENYCASGMDAVRSAAIAIAAGLYDVALAVGYEKMRDGGYGKPYRSHPLIDFGETAPHIFALAARRYFKTYGASKEDLANVAVKNHHNGTLSPKAHMRMEVTPEKVLQAPMIYAPLGLFDCCPTTDGAAAVILCRADLAKSFTKTPVYIKGIGLSVQSAEIHNKPGYDYLSFPATVKAAQQAYQQAGLTPDDVDFAEVHDCFSITEILNYEDLGFSRRGEGFRDLKDGKFALDGAKPINPSGGLKSFGHPIGATGARMIYECTQQLQGRAGARQVKNARIGLAHNLGGPAAVACVTVLGNEP from the coding sequence ATGGACATCAAGAACAAGGTCGCGATCATCGGCACGGGCTGCAGCAAGTTCGGCGAGCGCTACGACGCGTCACGCGAGGATCTGATCTGCGAGGCGGCGTTCGAGGCGTACGAGGACGCCGGCATCGAGCCGTCGCAGATCGAGGCCGCGTGGCTCGGCGTGCAGTTCTCGGGTCAGAGCGCGACGCCGCTCGGCGACGCGCTCAAGCTCTTCGACATCCCGATGACGCGCGTCGAGAACTACTGCGCGTCCGGCATGGACGCCGTGCGCAGCGCGGCGATCGCGATCGCGGCCGGGCTCTACGACGTCGCGCTCGCGGTCGGCTACGAGAAGATGCGCGACGGCGGCTACGGCAAGCCGTACCGCTCGCACCCGTTGATCGACTTCGGCGAGACCGCACCGCACATCTTCGCGCTCGCGGCGCGGCGCTACTTCAAGACGTACGGCGCGTCGAAGGAGGATCTCGCCAACGTCGCCGTCAAGAACCACCACAACGGCACGCTGTCGCCCAAGGCGCACATGCGCATGGAGGTGACCCCCGAGAAGGTGCTGCAGGCGCCGATGATCTACGCGCCGCTCGGGCTCTTCGACTGCTGCCCGACCACGGACGGCGCCGCCGCGGTCATCCTCTGCCGCGCCGACCTCGCGAAGAGCTTCACCAAGACGCCCGTGTACATCAAAGGCATCGGGCTCTCGGTGCAGAGCGCCGAGATCCACAACAAGCCGGGCTACGACTACCTGAGCTTCCCGGCGACGGTGAAGGCGGCGCAGCAGGCGTACCAGCAAGCTGGCCTCACGCCCGACGACGTCGACTTCGCCGAGGTGCACGACTGCTTCTCGATCACCGAGATCCTGAACTACGAGGACCTCGGCTTCTCGCGTCGCGGCGAGGGCTTCCGCGACCTCAAGGACGGCAAGTTTGCGCTCGACGGTGCCAAGCCGATCAACCCGTCGGGCGGCCTCAAGTCCTTCGGCCACCCGATCGGCGCGACCGGCGCGCGCATGATCTACGAGTGCACGCAGCAGCTGCAGGGCCGCGCCGGGGCGCGTCAGGTGAAGAACGCGCGCATCGGCCTCGCGCACAACCTGGGCGGGCCCGCGGCGGTCGCGTGCGTCACCGTGCTCGGCAACGAGCCCTAG
- a CDS encoding 2-hydroxychromene-2-carboxylate isomerase, whose translation MSTVQPELHFWYEFASTYSYPAAMRIEDAAHAAGVQLVWRPFLLGPIFFAQGWNDSPFNIYPVKGAYMWRDLARVCAKHGLPLRRPSRFPRNGLLAARVALLAADEGWCGAFTRAVYHASFAEDREISDREVIADILARLGRNPDDVLARAQTPEHKERLKHQNDEAVARGIFGAPSFVTRDELFWGNDRLEDALAWARAPQHVAPL comes from the coding sequence ATGAGCACCGTTCAGCCCGAGCTGCACTTCTGGTACGAGTTCGCGAGCACGTACTCCTACCCCGCCGCGATGCGCATCGAGGACGCTGCGCACGCGGCGGGGGTGCAGCTCGTCTGGCGGCCGTTCCTGCTGGGGCCGATCTTCTTCGCGCAGGGCTGGAACGACTCGCCGTTCAACATCTACCCCGTGAAGGGCGCATACATGTGGCGCGACCTCGCGCGCGTGTGCGCCAAGCACGGACTGCCCCTGCGTCGTCCCTCGCGCTTCCCGCGCAACGGTCTGCTCGCCGCGCGCGTCGCGCTGCTCGCCGCCGACGAGGGCTGGTGCGGCGCGTTCACGCGCGCCGTCTACCACGCGAGCTTCGCCGAGGACCGCGAGATCAGCGACCGCGAGGTGATCGCGGACATCCTCGCGCGCCTCGGCCGCAACCCCGACGACGTGCTCGCGCGCGCACAGACGCCCGAGCACAAGGAGCGGCTCAAGCATCAGAACGACGAGGCGGTCGCGCGCGGCATCTTCGGCGCCCCGAGCTTCGTCACCCGCGACGAGCTGTTCTGGGGCAACGACCGGCTCGAGGACGCGCTCGCCTGGGCGCGCGCGCCGCAGCACGTCGCGCCGCTCTGA